In Leisingera sp. NJS204, the following are encoded in one genomic region:
- a CDS encoding phosphotransferase yields MSQSDLLNRIRALPIWQGGIDIKPLDGGITNVNCLVQDSAGKYVVRAGDDIPLHQVMRFNELAASRAAHAAGLSPAVVHTQDGLTVLEFIESRTLTEADVRDPAMLPRVLELVKSCHRDVPRYLRGPALVFWVFHVIRDYAATLQEQNSPHAPLTNELAGIGNSLEQAAGPFDIVFGHNDLLCGNFLDDGERLWLIDYDYAGFNSPLFDLGGLASNNGLTQQQEQWLLETYFEAPVKDELLHRYGAMKCASLLRETMWSMVSEITSEIDFDYAAYTAGNLTRLRAALDDFQNT; encoded by the coding sequence ATGAGCCAATCCGATCTGCTGAACCGCATCCGTGCCCTGCCGATCTGGCAGGGCGGGATAGACATCAAGCCGCTCGACGGCGGTATCACCAATGTGAATTGCCTGGTCCAGGACAGTGCTGGCAAATACGTGGTGCGCGCGGGTGATGACATTCCCCTGCACCAGGTGATGCGCTTTAATGAGCTGGCGGCCAGCCGTGCAGCCCATGCCGCCGGCCTGTCGCCTGCGGTTGTTCACACCCAAGACGGCCTGACAGTGCTGGAGTTCATCGAAAGCCGCACCCTGACCGAAGCGGACGTGCGCGACCCCGCGATGCTGCCGCGGGTGCTGGAGCTGGTGAAATCCTGCCACCGCGATGTGCCCCGGTACCTGCGAGGCCCGGCATTGGTGTTCTGGGTTTTCCATGTGATCCGCGACTATGCGGCGACCTTGCAGGAGCAGAACAGCCCGCATGCACCGCTGACCAATGAGCTGGCCGGCATCGGCAACAGTCTGGAACAGGCCGCCGGCCCCTTTGACATTGTCTTTGGCCATAACGACCTGCTGTGCGGCAATTTCCTGGATGACGGAGAGCGGCTCTGGCTGATCGACTACGACTATGCCGGCTTCAACTCGCCGTTGTTCGATCTGGGCGGACTGGCCTCCAACAACGGATTGACGCAGCAGCAGGAGCAATGGCTGCTCGAAACCTATTTCGAAGCACCGGTGAAGGATGAGCTGCTGCACCGCTATGGGGCGATGAAATGCGCCTCGCTGCTGCGCGAAACCATGTGGAGCATGGTCTCGGAAATCACTTCCGAAATCGACTTTGACTATGCGGCTTACACCGCCGGGAACCTCACGCGCCTGCGCGCCGCACTTGACGACTTTCAAAACACCTGA
- a CDS encoding ABC transporter permease: MKPRLPAQAAAAWGLVLATILLGWFGRDLAKALDARWLVKWPSGWVIPFKTHISAGMTWLVEDAAIGPVSFTDATRALAWLIEQPYELMLSLLAHGFLLGSGPDQQILLPAISWIAVTAAAVALGHYCRNWGLAALVGACFAYLAVFGQWDSAMVTLASVVIAVPIGAAGGLLAGIWAYRHPLGERILSPVLDLMQTIPIFAYLVPILFMFGFGPVSALVATIIYATPPMIRITIMALKAVDPEILDFGRMAGTTSRQLMWRVLVPSASQSLMVGVNQVIMLSLNMVIIASMIGAGGLGFDVLAALRRLDIGAGFEAGIAIVVLAIAVDRLSQALAERMGQVHHTPPGTFATRHKRTVLVLSLLAVTWVLGRFSPLLLDYPAGQTITTGDFWNDAVKYLNVNYFDAFEAVKVFFLHWFMLPIKKTLLGLPWPWAIAMLTLLGWRAGGVGLALLCGGLSLLIVVSGLWAKAMVTVYLCGASVILATLIGVPLGVLAALNRRAGIAINLLIDTLQTLPSFVYLIPVVMLFRVGDFTALIAIVLYALAPAVRYAAHGVRSVSGELIEAGQVSGCTKWQLLRLVRLPLALPEILLGINQTIMLALSMLVITALVGTRDLGQEVYIALTKADTGRGLVAGLAIAFIAIIADRLVNAGARGARIRFGLES; this comes from the coding sequence ATGAAGCCGCGCCTGCCAGCACAAGCCGCCGCCGCCTGGGGGCTGGTACTGGCCACGATCCTGCTGGGCTGGTTCGGCCGCGACCTGGCCAAGGCGCTGGATGCGCGCTGGCTGGTCAAATGGCCCTCAGGATGGGTGATCCCGTTCAAAACCCATATCTCCGCAGGCATGACCTGGCTGGTCGAAGACGCGGCCATCGGCCCGGTGTCCTTCACCGATGCCACCCGCGCCCTCGCCTGGCTGATCGAACAACCCTATGAGCTGATGCTTAGCCTGCTTGCGCATGGCTTTCTATTGGGTTCCGGCCCGGATCAGCAGATCCTGCTGCCTGCCATCAGCTGGATTGCCGTCACCGCCGCAGCGGTCGCGCTGGGGCATTACTGCCGCAACTGGGGGCTGGCGGCGCTGGTCGGGGCCTGTTTTGCCTACCTTGCCGTATTCGGGCAGTGGGACAGTGCCATGGTGACGCTGGCCTCGGTGGTCATCGCGGTTCCGATCGGTGCGGCCGGCGGGCTGCTGGCGGGCATTTGGGCTTACCGCCATCCGCTGGGCGAACGCATCCTCTCCCCTGTGCTGGACTTGATGCAAACCATTCCGATCTTCGCCTATCTGGTGCCGATCCTGTTCATGTTCGGCTTTGGCCCGGTTTCGGCGCTGGTTGCCACCATCATCTATGCCACCCCGCCGATGATCCGCATCACCATCATGGCGCTGAAGGCGGTGGACCCGGAGATCCTCGACTTCGGCCGCATGGCCGGCACTACCTCGCGCCAGCTGATGTGGCGGGTGCTGGTGCCCTCGGCCAGCCAAAGCCTGATGGTGGGCGTCAATCAGGTCATCATGCTGTCGCTGAACATGGTGATCATCGCCTCGATGATCGGCGCGGGCGGGCTTGGTTTTGACGTGCTGGCCGCGCTGCGCCGGCTCGACATCGGCGCCGGGTTCGAGGCAGGCATTGCCATTGTGGTGCTGGCTATCGCCGTGGACCGGCTGAGCCAGGCACTGGCAGAGCGCATGGGCCAGGTTCACCACACGCCGCCCGGAACCTTTGCCACCCGGCACAAGCGCACGGTGCTGGTGCTGTCCCTGCTGGCCGTCACCTGGGTTCTTGGCCGCTTCTCGCCGTTGCTGCTGGACTATCCGGCCGGCCAGACCATCACCACCGGCGACTTCTGGAACGATGCCGTCAAATACCTGAATGTGAATTACTTCGACGCGTTTGAGGCCGTGAAGGTATTCTTCCTCCACTGGTTTATGCTGCCGATCAAGAAAACCCTGCTGGGCCTTCCCTGGCCCTGGGCCATCGCCATGCTGACGCTGCTCGGCTGGCGTGCGGGCGGCGTCGGGCTGGCACTGCTGTGCGGCGGGCTGTCGCTGCTGATCGTGGTCAGCGGCCTGTGGGCCAAGGCGATGGTCACAGTCTATCTCTGCGGTGCCTCGGTTATCCTGGCAACACTGATCGGTGTGCCGCTGGGAGTGCTGGCAGCGCTCAACCGGCGCGCAGGAATCGCCATCAACCTGCTGATCGACACGCTGCAGACTCTGCCCAGCTTTGTTTACCTGATCCCGGTGGTGATGCTGTTCCGGGTCGGCGACTTTACCGCGCTGATTGCCATTGTGCTGTATGCGCTGGCACCGGCAGTCCGCTATGCGGCTCATGGCGTGCGCAGCGTCAGCGGCGAGCTGATCGAGGCAGGGCAGGTCTCGGGCTGCACCAAATGGCAGCTGCTGCGCCTGGTGCGCCTGCCTTTGGCGCTGCCGGAGATCCTGCTGGGCATCAATCAGACCATTATGCTGGCGCTGTCGATGCTGGTGATCACCGCGCTGGTGGGCACCCGCGACCTGGGCCAGGAGGTGTATATTGCGCTGACCAAGGCCGACACCGGCCGCGGCCTGGTGGCAGGTCTTGCCATCGCCTTTATCGCCATCATCGCCGACCGGCTGGTCAATGCCGGTGCCCGCGGCGCCCGCATCCGCTTTGGACTGGAGAGCTGA
- a CDS encoding quaternary amine ABC transporter ATP-binding protein, protein MPPKTKLSCRNVWKLYGANAEAFLNGNPSPSGAEIRKAGIIGAVRDARIDIAEGEIFIIMGLSGSGKSTLVRCLSRLIEPTGGQVLFDGVDLLTASARELIEIRRHKMGMVFQHFALLPHLTVLQNAMFPLTVQAVPKAEAEAKAREVVELVGLKGREDYYPRELSGGQQQRVGIARSLVTEPDLWFLDEPFSALDPLIRREMQDEFLRLQARLHKTIVFITHDFEEAVRLADRIAIMKDGEIIQIATPEELVLNPATDYVAEFTRHIPRSKVLTVGGIMTPGTGGEGTPVLQSARVSEVAEQIIVADAPRPVSDGSGRIVGSIGRQAVARVLFGTGDAA, encoded by the coding sequence ATGCCCCCCAAGACCAAACTCTCCTGCCGAAATGTCTGGAAGCTTTACGGCGCCAATGCCGAGGCGTTTTTGAACGGCAACCCGTCCCCCAGCGGCGCAGAGATCCGCAAGGCGGGTATTATCGGCGCTGTTCGCGATGCCCGCATCGACATTGCCGAAGGCGAGATATTTATCATCATGGGGCTGTCCGGGTCCGGCAAGTCCACTCTGGTGCGCTGCCTGTCGCGGCTGATCGAGCCGACCGGCGGCCAGGTGCTGTTTGACGGCGTGGATCTGCTGACCGCCAGCGCGCGCGAATTGATCGAAATCCGCCGCCATAAGATGGGCATGGTGTTCCAGCACTTTGCCCTGCTGCCGCATCTGACCGTATTGCAGAATGCGATGTTCCCGCTGACGGTTCAGGCCGTCCCCAAAGCCGAGGCGGAGGCCAAGGCCCGCGAGGTGGTGGAGCTGGTCGGTCTCAAGGGCCGCGAGGATTACTACCCGCGCGAGCTGTCCGGCGGCCAGCAGCAGCGCGTCGGCATTGCCCGCTCGCTGGTGACAGAGCCTGATCTGTGGTTTCTCGACGAACCGTTCTCAGCGCTGGATCCGCTGATCCGCCGCGAGATGCAGGACGAATTCCTGCGCCTTCAAGCCCGCTTGCACAAGACCATCGTCTTTATCACCCACGACTTTGAGGAAGCGGTGCGTCTGGCCGACCGGATCGCCATCATGAAGGACGGCGAAATCATCCAGATTGCCACGCCCGAGGAACTGGTGCTGAACCCGGCCACAGATTATGTCGCTGAATTCACCCGCCATATCCCGCGCTCCAAGGTGCTGACAGTGGGCGGCATCATGACCCCCGGCACCGGCGGCGAAGGCACCCCGGTACTGCAATCTGCGCGGGTGTCGGAGGTGGCCGAGCAGATTATCGTAGCGGACGCGCCGCGCCCCGTAAGTGACGGCAGCGGCCGGATCGTCGGCAGTATCGGCCGCCAGGCCGTTGCCCGGGTGCTGTTTGGAACAGGGGACGCAGCATGA
- a CDS encoding ABC transporter substrate-binding protein: MPHIREVLMLRNFNALGAVALTAAVSASSAWAAESSDPIKLTLHDWSGQLINTKIMGSILQEAGYNVEYVQADYIAQFAGLKTGDLHLAMEIWETTGREALDDATASGKVVNAGETGLMAIEEWWYPAYMKDRCPGLPDWQALKDCAEEFATAETSPYGRYVGGPVTWGGFDEERVEALELEFEVVHAGTDAALFAELESAYQRQDPIVLWVYVPHWAPAKYDGEFVEFPPYSAECYADPAAGVNPDLAYDCGKPRGPIWKAAWAGLPEKWPGAYEIVQSYQITNEEMSAMVGKADLDGVDIDTVVSDWMAANKDRWSGWVGN; the protein is encoded by the coding sequence ATGCCACATATCAGGGAAGTCCTTATGCTGAGAAACTTCAACGCTTTGGGAGCCGTGGCGCTGACAGCCGCCGTTTCCGCTTCATCCGCCTGGGCCGCCGAGTCCTCCGACCCCATCAAACTGACCCTGCACGACTGGTCCGGCCAGTTGATCAACACCAAGATCATGGGCAGCATCCTGCAGGAAGCAGGGTATAACGTCGAATATGTCCAGGCAGACTATATCGCGCAGTTTGCCGGGCTGAAGACCGGCGATCTGCATCTGGCGATGGAAATCTGGGAAACCACCGGGCGCGAGGCGCTGGACGACGCAACCGCCTCGGGCAAAGTGGTCAATGCCGGCGAAACCGGGCTGATGGCGATCGAGGAATGGTGGTACCCCGCCTATATGAAAGACCGCTGTCCCGGCCTGCCCGACTGGCAGGCGCTGAAGGACTGCGCCGAGGAATTCGCAACGGCGGAAACCTCTCCCTACGGGCGCTATGTCGGCGGCCCGGTCACCTGGGGCGGTTTTGACGAAGAACGCGTCGAGGCGCTGGAGCTGGAATTTGAAGTGGTCCACGCGGGCACCGATGCGGCGCTGTTTGCCGAACTGGAATCCGCCTATCAGCGCCAGGACCCGATTGTCCTGTGGGTATATGTGCCGCATTGGGCTCCGGCCAAATACGACGGCGAATTCGTGGAATTCCCGCCCTATTCCGCGGAATGCTACGCCGATCCTGCGGCGGGGGTGAACCCGGATCTGGCCTATGACTGCGGCAAGCCGCGCGGCCCGATCTGGAAAGCCGCCTGGGCCGGGCTGCCGGAGAAATGGCCGGGCGCCTATGAGATCGTGCAGTCCTACCAGATTACCAACGAAGAGATGAGCGCCATGGTCGGCAAGGCTGATCTGGACGGTGTTGATATCGATACAGTGGTGTCGGATTGGATGGCCGCAAACAAGGACCGCTGGTCCGGCTGGGTCGGCAACTGA
- a CDS encoding DeoR/GlpR family DNA-binding transcription regulator, with the protein MTKSRKTTNQREEEILRALQQAGGSCRVSYLAGRLGVSNETIRRNIRTLEDAQAVRKVHGGVHLIEDVNELPLQNRMDTHASEKQRLAIEVAKTISDGDSVFLDVGSTTAYVAQELRQRSNLFVVTNSVLVAHALASRNNNRVFLAGGELRPHDGGAFGAEALDLVRRLNVQFAIFSAGAINAEQGFMLHDLEEANLARVAAANAQVRIVVADHDKFNKRAPVSVGKDTKFEVFYTDAQPPQAVKDMLKAMDTDLIVVE; encoded by the coding sequence ATGACCAAAAGCCGCAAGACCACCAATCAGCGTGAAGAGGAAATCCTGCGGGCGCTGCAGCAGGCGGGGGGGTCCTGCCGGGTCAGCTATCTGGCCGGCAGGCTGGGCGTGTCGAATGAAACCATCCGGCGAAACATCCGCACGCTGGAGGATGCCCAAGCGGTCCGCAAGGTGCACGGCGGGGTGCATCTGATTGAGGATGTGAACGAGCTGCCGCTGCAAAACCGGATGGATACCCACGCCTCAGAAAAGCAGCGTCTGGCCATCGAGGTGGCCAAGACCATCAGCGACGGGGATTCGGTCTTTTTGGACGTCGGTTCCACCACCGCTTATGTGGCGCAGGAGCTGCGGCAGCGGTCAAACCTCTTTGTGGTGACCAATTCCGTGCTGGTGGCCCATGCGCTTGCCTCGCGCAATAACAACCGGGTGTTTCTGGCGGGCGGCGAGCTGCGCCCGCATGACGGCGGTGCCTTCGGGGCCGAGGCGCTGGATCTGGTGCGGCGGCTGAACGTGCAGTTTGCCATCTTTTCGGCCGGGGCGATCAATGCCGAACAGGGCTTCATGCTGCATGATCTCGAAGAGGCAAATCTGGCCCGTGTCGCGGCGGCCAATGCGCAGGTCCGGATTGTTGTGGCCGATCATGACAAGTTCAACAAGCGCGCGCCGGTGTCGGTCGGCAAGGATACCAAATTCGAAGTCTTCTATACGGACGCGCAGCCGCCGCAGGCCGTCAAGGACATGCTCAAGGCGATGGATACCGATCTGATCGTGGTCGAGTAA
- a CDS encoding ABC transporter substrate-binding protein encodes MFLRSGLIGLSFIAAAQAAAASETFPLTIENCGQSVTFKAPAASSVTVGQAATEVLYALGLGDKVLGTSVWFNDVLPEYADLNAKIDRLADNDPSFESVVAKRPGLVAAQYEWHVGPEGVVAKREQFHDLGIPTYVMPADCVGKDNTTGGDGTRTQMFTTGSLYQGIEELAAIFGEADKGAELVAEYKAREAAAVAKAQKVALEDASAVFWFSSPEMESDPFVAGEKGAPGYMMQQLGLRNVIETDEEWPTVGWETIAKANPTVIVIARMDRRRFAADDFEKKLDFLRNDPVASQMDAVKNNRIVVMDAQAMDATIRAIPALEDLAAELSVIGTSQ; translated from the coding sequence ATGTTTTTGCGTTCCGGCCTGATCGGCCTTTCCTTCATCGCTGCCGCACAGGCTGCGGCGGCCAGCGAAACCTTTCCGCTGACCATTGAAAACTGCGGCCAGTCGGTCACATTCAAGGCGCCGGCAGCGTCTTCGGTGACGGTTGGCCAGGCGGCGACCGAAGTGCTTTACGCGCTGGGGCTGGGCGATAAGGTGCTGGGCACCTCAGTCTGGTTCAACGACGTGCTGCCCGAATACGCGGACCTGAATGCCAAGATCGACCGTCTGGCCGACAACGATCCGAGCTTTGAAAGCGTCGTGGCCAAACGCCCCGGCCTGGTGGCGGCGCAGTACGAATGGCACGTCGGCCCCGAAGGTGTTGTTGCCAAGCGCGAGCAGTTTCATGATCTGGGCATCCCGACCTATGTGATGCCCGCCGATTGCGTCGGCAAGGACAACACCACCGGCGGCGACGGCACCCGCACGCAGATGTTCACCACCGGCAGCTTGTATCAGGGGATCGAGGAACTGGCGGCGATCTTTGGCGAAGCCGATAAGGGCGCCGAGCTGGTCGCCGAATATAAGGCCCGCGAGGCGGCAGCTGTTGCCAAGGCGCAGAAGGTCGCACTGGAAGATGCTTCCGCTGTGTTCTGGTTCTCTTCGCCGGAAATGGAAAGCGATCCGTTTGTGGCAGGCGAGAAGGGCGCGCCGGGCTACATGATGCAGCAGCTGGGGCTGCGCAACGTCATTGAGACCGACGAGGAATGGCCGACGGTCGGCTGGGAGACCATCGCCAAGGCCAATCCGACGGTGATTGTGATTGCCCGCATGGACCGCCGCCGCTTTGCCGCGGATGACTTCGAGAAAAAGCTGGACTTCCTGCGCAATGATCCGGTGGCGAGCCAGATGGATGCAGTCAAGAACAACCGCATCGTTGTGATGGACGCCCAGGCGATGGATGCCACCATCCGTGCCATTCCGGCGCTGGAGGATCTGGCTGCTGAACTCAGCGTGATCGGCACCAGCCAGTGA
- a CDS encoding FecCD family ABC transporter permease, producing MSAAAAITWQGVKGACLALPVLVAAVLAGAMIGETALAPDLVLSVLANKLAGAGLPVDPIDQGIVWSYRLPRALVAGACGAALAVAGVVLQALLRNALADPYILGISAGASTGAVAVTIAGLGGGALSLSFGAFNGALLAFGFVAVLARAAGAGGSRAAAAQIVLAGIAGSQLFNALTAFIIAKSANADQARGIMFWLMGNMGGVRWPDVWLAVPLALAGWVVCRFHARALDAFTFGTDSAASLGVPVRRVQVILIFATALTTAVMVSIVGSIGFVGLVIPHAARFLVGPGHRRLMPAAALTGAVFLIGADIVSRIIIPGQVLPIGVVTALIGAPSFAVILVRGNRAAR from the coding sequence GTGAGTGCAGCCGCTGCAATCACATGGCAGGGCGTCAAGGGCGCGTGCCTGGCCTTGCCGGTGCTGGTTGCAGCGGTTCTGGCAGGCGCAATGATCGGGGAAACCGCGCTTGCGCCCGACCTTGTCCTGTCTGTTCTGGCCAATAAGCTGGCCGGGGCAGGGCTGCCGGTTGATCCGATAGATCAAGGCATTGTCTGGAGTTACCGGCTGCCGCGCGCGCTGGTGGCGGGGGCCTGCGGGGCGGCGCTGGCGGTGGCGGGCGTGGTGCTGCAGGCCCTGCTGCGCAACGCGCTGGCGGATCCCTATATCCTGGGCATTTCCGCCGGCGCCTCGACCGGGGCGGTTGCGGTGACCATTGCAGGGCTTGGCGGCGGTGCGCTGTCGTTGTCCTTTGGCGCTTTTAACGGCGCGCTGCTGGCCTTTGGCTTTGTTGCTGTTCTGGCCCGGGCCGCCGGAGCAGGCGGCAGCCGCGCTGCGGCAGCGCAGATCGTGCTGGCGGGCATTGCAGGCTCGCAGCTGTTCAACGCGCTGACTGCTTTTATCATCGCAAAATCCGCCAACGCCGATCAGGCTCGCGGCATCATGTTCTGGCTGATGGGCAATATGGGCGGGGTGCGCTGGCCGGATGTGTGGCTGGCAGTGCCGCTGGCGCTGGCGGGCTGGGTCGTCTGCCGGTTCCATGCGCGGGCGCTGGATGCCTTTACCTTTGGCACCGATTCAGCGGCCTCGCTGGGTGTTCCGGTGCGGCGGGTGCAAGTTATCCTGATCTTTGCTACCGCGCTGACCACAGCGGTGATGGTGTCCATCGTTGGCTCCATCGGCTTTGTCGGCCTGGTGATCCCTCATGCGGCACGGTTCCTGGTCGGTCCAGGGCATCGCAGGCTGATGCCGGCCGCGGCGCTGACCGGCGCGGTGTTCCTGATTGGCGCCGACATCGTGTCCCGGATCATAATCCCTGGCCAGGTGCTGCCAATTGGCGTTGTCACCGCCCTGATCGGGGCGCCGTCCTTTGCGGTGATCCTGGTACGCGGGAACAGGGCTGCGCGATGA
- a CDS encoding ABC transporter ATP-binding protein, producing MKIEARSLSYSIRGKLLLSDVSLMVQPGETLALVGPNGSGKSTLMRLLAGLARPSHGEVLLADRPLAQLTRREVAQRTAIVEQQSDTAERITARSVVELGRTPWLSALRPWSSEDSLHVENALKTVEMEGFSSREWATLSGGERQRLHIARALAQRPGLLLLDEPTNHLDIHHQLSILNCIRNLKVTTVVALHDLNQALMCDRVAVLSGGRLVALGTPQIALNPDTVSEIFGIKARWIRDADGAGPFLSFHLA from the coding sequence ATGAAGATCGAAGCCCGCAGCCTGTCTTACTCCATCCGCGGCAAGCTGCTGCTGTCTGATGTCTCATTGATGGTTCAGCCGGGAGAGACCCTGGCGCTGGTCGGTCCGAACGGGTCCGGGAAGTCCACGCTGATGCGCCTGCTGGCGGGGTTGGCACGCCCGTCGCATGGCGAGGTTCTGCTGGCGGACAGACCCTTGGCGCAGCTGACGCGCAGAGAGGTCGCCCAGCGGACCGCGATTGTTGAGCAGCAGTCTGATACCGCCGAGCGCATCACCGCACGGTCGGTGGTGGAACTGGGGCGGACGCCCTGGCTGTCAGCGTTGAGACCCTGGAGCAGCGAAGACAGCCTGCATGTGGAAAACGCGCTGAAGACGGTGGAAATGGAGGGGTTTTCCAGCCGCGAATGGGCCACATTGTCCGGCGGTGAACGGCAGCGGCTGCACATCGCCCGCGCACTTGCGCAGCGGCCCGGACTGCTGCTGCTGGACGAGCCGACAAACCACTTGGATATTCATCACCAGCTGTCGATCCTGAATTGCATCCGGAACCTGAAAGTGACCACCGTCGTGGCACTGCACGATCTGAATCAGGCGCTGATGTGCGACCGGGTGGCGGTGCTGTCGGGCGGACGCCTGGTGGCGCTGGGCACACCGCAGATAGCATTGAACCCGGATACAGTATCGGAAATTTTCGGGATCAAGGCCCGCTGGATCCGTGACGCGGACGGGGCAGGACCGTTCCTGTCCTTTCATCTGGCGTGA
- a CDS encoding AMP-binding protein — translation MMEPPKGTIRDWLNKRAQDGGTGFVFPDGAPDLSWQELHSTAEAIARSLTAMGIAKGESITILQPNGREALECLFGVLYGGFRATMINLVAGNSAVAYALQHSGARFAFVHDSQTGLFAQAADLSILSPLDRQAVAGGSPAELHPLSAGDHALLMYTSGTTGQPKGVVHSHASLLAGGWTTAIAHELTPQDRGLCVLPVYHINGLCVTVMGTLISGGSLAMCERFSASRFWAHAGWSKATWFSVVPTIISHLLHSELDPVDSTRARLRFGRSASSALAPDVQRAFEDRFGIPIIETMGLTETAAQILSNPLPPGTRKIGSPGVGYGNGIAILDANQQPVTDGTEGELAVRGPNVMLEYLNNPEATADTFTPDGWLRTGDLGRIDEDGYVFVTGRLKELIIKGGENIAPREIDEALYSHPDVIEAAAFARPCKSYGETVEAAVKIRDGSSLTPLELIEICQSVLGRFKSPDEIHILPDLPKGPSGKIQRNKILGEITNS, via the coding sequence ATGATGGAACCGCCCAAAGGAACCATTCGCGACTGGCTGAACAAACGCGCCCAGGACGGCGGCACCGGTTTTGTCTTCCCCGATGGCGCGCCGGATCTCAGCTGGCAAGAACTGCACAGCACGGCTGAGGCCATCGCCCGTTCGCTGACCGCGATGGGCATCGCCAAGGGCGAGAGCATCACGATCCTGCAGCCAAACGGGCGCGAGGCGCTCGAATGCCTGTTCGGTGTGCTCTACGGCGGCTTCCGCGCCACCATGATCAATCTGGTCGCGGGCAACAGTGCCGTCGCCTACGCGCTGCAGCACAGCGGCGCCCGCTTTGCGTTTGTGCATGACAGCCAGACCGGGCTGTTCGCGCAGGCTGCCGACCTGTCCATCCTCTCCCCATTGGACAGGCAGGCAGTAGCTGGCGGTTCACCGGCAGAGCTGCACCCGCTCTCTGCCGGTGATCACGCTTTGCTGATGTATACCTCCGGCACCACCGGGCAGCCCAAGGGGGTGGTGCACAGCCACGCCAGCCTGCTGGCCGGCGGCTGGACCACAGCCATCGCGCATGAGCTGACACCGCAGGACCGCGGTCTGTGCGTGCTGCCGGTCTACCACATCAACGGGTTGTGCGTGACGGTGATGGGCACGCTGATTTCCGGCGGCTCGCTGGCCATGTGCGAGCGTTTCTCCGCCAGCCGCTTCTGGGCGCATGCGGGCTGGTCCAAGGCCACGTGGTTTTCGGTGGTGCCGACCATCATATCGCATCTGCTGCACTCAGAGCTTGATCCCGTTGACAGCACCAGGGCACGCCTGCGCTTTGGCCGTTCCGCGTCCTCGGCGCTGGCTCCGGACGTGCAGCGTGCGTTTGAAGACCGGTTCGGCATTCCCATCATCGAAACCATGGGCCTGACGGAAACCGCCGCGCAGATCCTGTCCAATCCGCTGCCTCCGGGCACCCGCAAGATCGGCTCCCCCGGTGTCGGCTATGGCAACGGCATCGCCATCCTGGATGCAAACCAGCAGCCGGTAACCGATGGCACCGAGGGTGAACTGGCCGTACGCGGCCCCAACGTGATGCTGGAATACCTGAACAACCCGGAGGCCACGGCGGACACATTCACCCCGGACGGCTGGCTGCGGACCGGAGATCTGGGCCGCATCGACGAAGACGGCTATGTCTTTGTCACCGGCCGCCTGAAAGAGCTGATCATCAAAGGCGGCGAAAACATCGCCCCGCGCGAGATTGACGAGGCGCTTTATTCACACCCCGACGTGATCGAGGCCGCCGCTTTTGCCCGCCCCTGCAAAAGCTACGGTGAAACGGTCGAGGCCGCCGTTAAAATCCGCGACGGCTCCTCCCTGACACCGCTGGAGCTGATCGAAATCTGCCAGTCCGTACTGGGCCGGTTCAAATCGCCGGACGAAATCCACATCCTGCCGGACCTGCCCAAAGGGCCGTCAGGGAAGATCCAGCGCAACAAAATCCTTGGGGAGATCACCAATAGCTGA